In the genome of Denticeps clupeoides chromosome 13, fDenClu1.1, whole genome shotgun sequence, one region contains:
- the LOC114802317 gene encoding tetratricopeptide repeat protein 22-like, which yields MSEADRWEAMEEATTEENIEALMEDMDFIPGHFSMVLNLNCEPQGPAELRQHDTLVKRESLRAELEGESGRLQYAIRNLLGLLDFHLDHLAEAEEAFRSICREEPGNLNAWANLGCVYDRLEREEDEGVCVERVSALMGEESGDSGQGETRLRAARCLAEQAYAYPYDIELHQEDDLRERLITACTLYNKALNHGGDLIPTEEKMSWYFQMSTIYIRLDEMMRDKAEVDYSRLPHFSKALKLLAETLKSDKVHLKALAWCYVGLMLERKEEFSTVPMAIHDCGFSGSEPLACYALAIDLATDNAFVLNQLAKVFYQLGKHDMVMGICNMALTVLPDAELNWQAYCTRAKINVTTYMRDLENAKLGHTSIPDRQNLREARADLERVLSVRPCLRTHLEMAQVHYYMGVDALQESLLVDEAAVNRALVSLALAMQCEMGSTLPELQLLRGRCLLLKGEEWNAVNCFRRALKLQRPGTCDPTALRNLLEGLLACYSQNRQDPKAAIGLLEECVRQAEERYPARAVREELRGLSRSHRAEVRELSLTLVKRGRTELIRMLLESIQPRAKALLVKAHSV from the exons ATGTCAGAAGCTGACAGGTGGGAAGCCATGGAGGAAGCCACCACAGAAGAGAACATCGAGGCTCTCATGGAGGACATGGACTTCATCCCTGGCCACTTTTCGATGGTGCTGAACCTGAACTGTGAGCCTCAGGGGCCAGCAGAGCTCCGGCAACACGACACTCTGGTGAAGCGGGAGAGCCTGCGGGCTGAGCTGGAGGGTGAGAGCGGCCGGCTGCAGTACGCCATCAGGAACCTGCTGGGCCTGCTGGACTTCCACTTGGACCATCTGGCCGAGGCCGAAGAGGCCTTCCGCAGTATCTGCAGAGAGGAGCCTGGCAACCTGAACGCCTGGGCCAACCTAGGCTGCGTCTACGACCGCCTCGAGAGGGAAGAGGAtgaaggggtgtgtgtggagagggtgTCTGCCCTCATGGGTGAGGAAAGCGGGGACAGCGGGCAGGGAGAGACCAGGCTGCGAGCAGCTCGGTGCTTGGCCGAGCAAGCGTATGCATACCCATATGACATAGAACTGCATCAAGAAGATGACCTGAGGGAGCGGTTAATTACCGCCTGTACCCTGTACAACAAAGCTCTGAACCACGGAGGAGACCTG ATACCAACAGAGGAAAAGATGAGTTGGTATTTCCAGATGTCCACAATTTACATAAG GCTGGATGAAATGATGAGGGATAAGGCGGAGGTGGACTACTCCAGACTACCACATTTTAGCAAGGCTCTCAAACTGCTCGCTGAGACGCTGAAATCTGACAAAGTTCATCTGAAAG CTCTTGCATGGTGTTATGTCGGTCTCATGCTGGAAAGGAAGGAGGAGTTTTCCACTGTGCCCATGGCCATCCATGACTGTGGATTCTCTGGATCAGAACCTCTGGCTTGCTATGCATTG GCGATCGATCTTGCCACAGACAACGCATTTGTGTTGAACCAGCTGGCAAAGGTGTTTTACCAACTAGGCAAGCATGACATGGTGATGGGCATCTGCAATATGGCACTCACCGTGTTGCCAGACGCAGAACTCAACTGGCAGGCCTACTGCACCCGGGCCAAA ATCAATGTCACCACCTATATGAGAGACCTGGAGAATGCCAAGCTGGGCCACACCAGCATCCCAGACAGACAGAACCTGAGGGAAGCCAGAGCTGACCTGGAAAGGGTCCTGTCTGTGAGACCCTGTCTGAGGACACACCTGGAAATGGCGCAG GTGCATTACTACATGGGAGTGGACGCACTGCAGGAGAGTCTGCTGGTGGACGAGGCTGCAGTGAACAGAGCTCTGGTGAGCCTGGCCCTGGCGATGCAGTGCGAAATGGGCAGCACCCTGCCCGAGCTGCAGTTGCTGCGGGGACGCTGCCTGCTGCTGAAAGGTGAAGAGTGGAACGCGGTCAACTGCTTCCGCCGGGCCCTGAAACTGCAGAGGCCCGGAACCTGCGACCCGACCGCCCTACGGAACCTTCTGGAGGGCCTGCTGGCCTGCTACTCTCAGAACAGACAGGACCCCAAGGCCGCCATTGGCCTGCTGGAGGAGTGCGTGCGGCAGGCGGAGGAGAGGTATCCGGCCAGGGCTGTGAGGGAGGAGCTGAGGGGGCTGTCCCGCTCACACAGGGCAGAAGTAAGAGAACTCTCGCTCACACTGGTGAAGAGGGGACGGACCGAGCTGATCCGCATGCTGCTGGAGAGCATACAGCCCCGGGCCAAGGCTCTACTTGTAAAAGCCCACTCTGTGTGA